One window from the genome of Rhodopirellula halodulae encodes:
- a CDS encoding alpha/beta hydrolase, whose translation MSFARVCWSVGFVALSIGGGEVLAQEQPKPAETLGVWPDLAPGEDSRDVGEPLPFRESEKPQVTRLVDIRRPTLDVFPASEPNGTAVVVLPGGGFGKVVPDKEGSELAPFLNRLGISVFVLKYRTNENRESGEPSWKRPAQDTQRALRLIRRQASRWQLDPSRVGLLALSAGGQVGAIVHTADQPFYESVDEIDAESIHPDFSMLIYPWKILDSSGKQLLSEINVTESASPAFLVHTHDDASSAVGTALLYIELKNAGVPSELHVYQNGGHGYGLREQKGSVISTWVDRATDWLMIRGLGKPR comes from the coding sequence ATGTCGTTCGCTCGGGTTTGTTGGTCGGTGGGGTTCGTCGCTTTGTCCATTGGCGGTGGCGAGGTGCTCGCTCAAGAACAACCTAAGCCAGCGGAGACGCTCGGCGTTTGGCCGGACCTAGCACCGGGGGAAGATTCGCGTGACGTTGGCGAGCCACTTCCCTTTCGCGAAAGCGAGAAGCCGCAAGTCACTCGGTTGGTGGATATTCGTCGTCCCACCTTGGATGTGTTTCCCGCTTCGGAGCCCAACGGAACGGCAGTGGTTGTCTTGCCGGGCGGTGGATTCGGGAAGGTCGTTCCAGACAAGGAAGGTTCGGAGTTGGCACCCTTTTTGAACCGGCTCGGGATCAGCGTGTTCGTGTTGAAGTATCGAACCAATGAGAATCGTGAGTCCGGCGAACCTTCTTGGAAACGGCCAGCTCAAGACACGCAACGTGCACTTCGACTGATTCGTCGCCAGGCATCACGATGGCAGTTGGATCCGAGCCGCGTCGGGTTGTTGGCTCTGTCTGCCGGCGGGCAGGTTGGTGCGATTGTTCATACGGCGGACCAGCCATTCTACGAATCTGTGGATGAGATCGATGCTGAATCGATCCATCCTGATTTTTCGATGTTGATCTATCCATGGAAGATTTTGGATTCATCGGGTAAGCAGTTGCTCAGTGAGATCAACGTCACGGAATCCGCTTCGCCGGCGTTTTTGGTCCACACGCATGACGACGCGTCATCCGCGGTCGGGACTGCGCTCCTGTACATCGAACTGAAGAATGCCGGCGTGCCTTCTGAATTGCACGTTTATCAAAATGGTGGGCATGGATACGGGCTCCGCGAGCAAAAGGGCTCGGTGATTTCCACCTGGGTTGACCGTGCAACCGATTGGTTAATGATTCGCGGTTTGGGAAAGCCTCGCTAG